One part of the Anopheles merus strain MAF chromosome 3L, AmerM5.1, whole genome shotgun sequence genome encodes these proteins:
- the LOC121599441 gene encoding protein toll-like isoform X3: MILVWMYCVYLTVLLVPNTSGNDCTITNRSRICWIVECPGSNVHFSINFKNRKLNVTCSDKPNFELLRDQPNLRSLTFDQLIYQDCQLPVGYQSLLEFLSAFLDHTQLSYIVELILINNADLSANVTLDPPLFVGLHKLQTLVIDNFAVSFDKPLPLQQLPSDVNRFAGSILHQLQEKQHRQTIAEGDWEMNIMPNGLVSMVPNLQMLTLHRNNFKQVEHFAKLPSLTYFNISSNQLMSLHDEMFYELPNLTFIDLSSNKLSRLSANLLRMNKNLNNFLADNQNGSGLVLEDKLFADLRRLIKVSVSNCKITTLPECLFAGATGITFIDFSSNKLQSLPEHLFRGLSNLRWLYLQNNELMRMLPDTLLEDVINLRVLHLCYNKLTMLNRHLLKNLTHLEKLHLEHNQLHMIDVDAFTSQTESLITLNLSLNSITLNEDNRDVFYSNEAINITSGIIFNTLNKVQVLDLSYNAIVKILDPFKNFMEGLRTLDLSHNLISHIEYKDLLFPSPNIDQVNLESNKITHFGFDRSRIETHHRLPREILLADNPLNCDCMSYPLVTYLKAISYASKSVLLKGLECTQPSKLFGLQPQDVQLEDLVCEIDTFTEFCPAECKCYKRAVDQCAIVNCNAANLTRVPVIHSPSNIGCNFIELHLAQNKLHHLSNAGEGWNFVRWLNVSNNSLITLSAESLPEMLELLDVSGNQLTEIDAAFIVKLNQSTLHNISLALNPWDCYCENQLLTFVVDNVARITDYYTLQCIDGRPINLATLKELCRTITLSRLYISVAISMASVGCLLCIWLYAKFNLAIKVWLFKHNLLQWFATEEQIDTNKRYDAFISYSHKDEDFVSKELLPRLESEELNFKICWHVRDFIPGEMIANEITKAVEDSRRTIIILSLNYIESMWGQMEFSTAYLQSLVDKHNRVIPIILYNTFFTGVKSVS; encoded by the exons ATGATCCTCGTTTGGATGTACTGTGTTTACCTGACGGTTTTACTGGTACCAAACACCAGCGGCAATGACTGTACCATAACAAATAGGTCTAGAATATGCTGGATAGTTGAATGCCCAGGTTCAAATGTTCATTTCTCGATCAACTTCAAAAATCGCAAACTTAATGTGACCTGTTCCGACAAACCAAACTTTGAGCTGCTTCGGGACCAACCCAATCTACGCAGCCTCACGTTCGACCAGCTGATCTATCAAGACTGCCAACTTCCGGTTGGTTATCAGTCGCTTCTGGAGTTCCTTTCAGCCTTTCTCGATCACACCCAACTGTCATATATTGTTGAGTTGATTTTAATAAACAATGCAGACCTATCAGCGAATGTAACGCTTGATCCGCCGCTATTTGTCGGACTCCACAAACTACAAACTCTTGTGATCGATAATTTTGCTGTATCGTTCGACAAACCACTGCCGCTCCAACAACTGCCAAGCGATGTCAATCGCTTTGCGGGTTCAATTTTACACCAGCTCCAGGAAAAACAGCACCGCCAGACCATTGCTGAAGGTGATTGGGAAATGAATATAATGCCAAACGGGTTGGTTTCCATGGTGCCCAATCTTCAAATGTTGACTCTCCACAGAAATAACTTTAAGCAAGTCGAACACTTTGCGAAGCTACCAAGCTTGACTTATTTTAACATCAGTTCGAATCAACTGATGTCACTACACGATGAGATGTTCTATGAACTGCCAAACCTCACATTTATTGACCTGTCGTCAAATAAACTATCCAGGCTATCAGCCAATTTGTTGCGGATGAACAAGAACCTGAACAACTTTCTCGCAGATAATCAGAATGGTTCCGGACTTGTACTAGAAGATAAACTGTTCGCCGATCTAAGGAGGCTTATAAAAGTGTCTGTATCCAACTGTAAAATAACAACGCTACCGGAATGTCTCTTCGCTGGAGCCACCGGGATAACATTTATCGActtcagcagcaacaagcTGCAAAGCCTTCCAGAACATTTGTTTCGTGGTTTGTCCAACTTGCGGTGGCTTTATTTACAGAACAACGAGCTAATGAGAATGCTACCAGACACCCTGCTGGAGGATGTAATCAATTTGCGTGTTCTTCACCTTTGCTATAACAAACTAACCATGCTGAACAG ACATCTACTGAAAAATCTAACGCATTTGGAAAAGTTACATCTCGAACATAACCAGCTACATATGATCGATGTGGATGCGTTCACGTCTCAGACAGAGTCTCTAATAACGCTCAATCTCAGTCTTAACAGCATTACGCTAAATGAAGATAACAGAGATGTATTCTACAGCAATGAGGCAATCAACATCACGTCCGGtattattttcaacactttGAACAAAGTTCAGGTCCTGGATCTTTCGTATAATGCAATCGTAAAAATATTAGATCcttttaaaaattttatgGAAGGTCTTCGAACGCTCGACCTGTCCCACAATTTGATTTCACACATAGAATATAAAGACTTGCTATTTCCATCACCCAATATCGATCAAGTAAATTTGGAGTCAAACAAGATTACCCATTTCGGCTTCGACCGTAGCCGGATTGAAACGCACCATCGCTTACCGAGGGAAATTCTTCTAGCTGATAATCCACTCAACTGTGACTGCATGTCCTACCCGCTAGTTACATATCTGAAAGCGATATCATACGCCAGTAAATCCGTCCTGCTAAAGGGTCTTGAATGCACTCAGCCGTCCAAACTGTTTGGACTCCAACCGCAAGACGTGCAACTAGAAGATTTGGTTTGCGAAATTGATACCTTCACGGAATTCTGTCCGGCCGAGTGTAAATGCTACAAACGGGCCGTAGATCAATGTGCCATTGTGAACTGTAACGCAGCGAACCTTACCCGTGTGCCCGTCATCCACAGCCCCTCTAACATCGGGTGCAATTTTATTGAGCTGCATCTTGCACAGAACAAACTGCATCATCTATCCAACGCGGGCGAGGGATGGAATTTCGTTCGATGGCTTAACGTATCAAACAACAGCCTTATTACACTGTCTGCAGAAAGTCTACCCGAAATGCTTGAGCTGCTCGATGTCTCTGGCAATCAATTAACCGAGATCGATGCCGCCTTCATAGTCAAATTAAATCAATCCACCCTGCATAACATCAGCCTTGCGTTGAATCCATGGGATTGTTATTGTGAAAATCAACTGCTTACCTTTGTAGTCGATAATGTAGCGCGCATAACCGATTATTATACCCTCCAGTGTATCGACGGTAGACCGATCAACCTGGCTACTTTGAAAGAGCTGTGTCGTACGATAACTTTGTCTCGTTTGTATATCAGCGTGGCAATTTCAATGGCGTCCGTTGGCTGTTTACTCTGCATATGGCTGTATGCAAAATTCAACTTGGCGATCAAAGTGTGGCTCTTCAAGCATAACTTGCTACAGTGGTTTGCCACAGAGGAACAAATTGATACGAATAAGAGGTACGACGCATTCATCTCGTACTCGCACAAGGATGAGGATTTCGTCTCGAAGGAACTGTTGCCGAGGCTTGAGAGCGAAGAGCTCAACTTCAAAATCTGCTGGCACGTGCGTGACTTTATACCGGGGGAGATGATCGCCAACGAG ATAACGAAAGCTGTTGAAGACTCGCGTCGTACAATTATTATCCTCTCGCTCAATTATATCGAGTCCATGTGGGGCCAAATGGAATTCAGCACGGCGTACTTACAGTCGTTGGTAGACAAGCACAACCGCGTTATTCCCATCATTTTATACAATACTTTTTTTACAGGCGTAAAATCGGTATCTTAA
- the LOC121599441 gene encoding protein toll-like isoform X5, with translation MPLSAESSSKTLFPTNLQPFAMILVWMYCVYLTVLLVPNTSGNDCTITNRSRICWIVECPGSNVHFSINFKNRKLNVTCSDKPNFELLRDQPNLRSLTFDQLIYQDCQLPVGYQSLLEFLSAFLDHTQLSYIVELILINNADLSANVTLDPPLFVGLHKLQTLVIDNFAVSFDKPLPLQQLPSDVNRFAGSILHQLQEKQHRQTIAEGDWEMNIMPNGLVSMVPNLQMLTLHRNNFKQVEHFAKLPSLTYFNISSNQLMSLHDEMFYELPNLTFIDLSSNKLSRLSANLLRMNKNLNNFLADNQNGSGLVLEDKLFADLRRLIKVSVSNCKITTLPECLFAGATGITFIDFSSNKLQSLPEHLFRGLSNLRWLYLQNNELMRMLPDTLLEDVINLRVLHLCYNKLTMLNRHLLKNLTHLEKLHLEHNQLHMIDVDAFTSQTESLITLNLSLNSITLNEDNRDVFYSNEAINITSGIIFNTLNKVQVLDLSYNAIVKILDPFKNFMEGLRTLDLSHNLISHIEYKDLLFPSPNIDQVNLESNKITHFGFDRSRIETHHRLPREILLADNPLNCDCMSYPLVTYLKAISYASKSVLLKGLECTQPSKLFGLQPQDVQLEDLVCEIDTFTEFCPAECKCYKRAVDQCAIVNCNAANLTRVPVIHSPSNIGCNFIELHLAQNKLHHLSNAGEGWNFVRWLNVSNNSLITLSAESLPEMLELLDVSGNQLTEIDAAFIVKLNQSTLHNISLALNPWDCYCENQLLTFVVDNVARITDYYTLQCIDGRPINLATLKELCRTITLSRLYISVAISMASVGCLLCIWLYAKFNLAIKVWLFKHNLLQWFATEEQIDTNKRYDAFISYSHKDEDFVSKELLPRLESEELNFKICWHVRDFIRGR, from the exons ATGCCTTTGTCAGCGGAAAGTAGCtcaaaaaccct ATTTCCAACAAATCTCCAACCCTTTGCAATGATCCTCGTTTGGATGTACTGTGTTTACCTGACGGTTTTACTGGTACCAAACACCAGCGGCAATGACTGTACCATAACAAATAGGTCTAGAATATGCTGGATAGTTGAATGCCCAGGTTCAAATGTTCATTTCTCGATCAACTTCAAAAATCGCAAACTTAATGTGACCTGTTCCGACAAACCAAACTTTGAGCTGCTTCGGGACCAACCCAATCTACGCAGCCTCACGTTCGACCAGCTGATCTATCAAGACTGCCAACTTCCGGTTGGTTATCAGTCGCTTCTGGAGTTCCTTTCAGCCTTTCTCGATCACACCCAACTGTCATATATTGTTGAGTTGATTTTAATAAACAATGCAGACCTATCAGCGAATGTAACGCTTGATCCGCCGCTATTTGTCGGACTCCACAAACTACAAACTCTTGTGATCGATAATTTTGCTGTATCGTTCGACAAACCACTGCCGCTCCAACAACTGCCAAGCGATGTCAATCGCTTTGCGGGTTCAATTTTACACCAGCTCCAGGAAAAACAGCACCGCCAGACCATTGCTGAAGGTGATTGGGAAATGAATATAATGCCAAACGGGTTGGTTTCCATGGTGCCCAATCTTCAAATGTTGACTCTCCACAGAAATAACTTTAAGCAAGTCGAACACTTTGCGAAGCTACCAAGCTTGACTTATTTTAACATCAGTTCGAATCAACTGATGTCACTACACGATGAGATGTTCTATGAACTGCCAAACCTCACATTTATTGACCTGTCGTCAAATAAACTATCCAGGCTATCAGCCAATTTGTTGCGGATGAACAAGAACCTGAACAACTTTCTCGCAGATAATCAGAATGGTTCCGGACTTGTACTAGAAGATAAACTGTTCGCCGATCTAAGGAGGCTTATAAAAGTGTCTGTATCCAACTGTAAAATAACAACGCTACCGGAATGTCTCTTCGCTGGAGCCACCGGGATAACATTTATCGActtcagcagcaacaagcTGCAAAGCCTTCCAGAACATTTGTTTCGTGGTTTGTCCAACTTGCGGTGGCTTTATTTACAGAACAACGAGCTAATGAGAATGCTACCAGACACCCTGCTGGAGGATGTAATCAATTTGCGTGTTCTTCACCTTTGCTATAACAAACTAACCATGCTGAACAG ACATCTACTGAAAAATCTAACGCATTTGGAAAAGTTACATCTCGAACATAACCAGCTACATATGATCGATGTGGATGCGTTCACGTCTCAGACAGAGTCTCTAATAACGCTCAATCTCAGTCTTAACAGCATTACGCTAAATGAAGATAACAGAGATGTATTCTACAGCAATGAGGCAATCAACATCACGTCCGGtattattttcaacactttGAACAAAGTTCAGGTCCTGGATCTTTCGTATAATGCAATCGTAAAAATATTAGATCcttttaaaaattttatgGAAGGTCTTCGAACGCTCGACCTGTCCCACAATTTGATTTCACACATAGAATATAAAGACTTGCTATTTCCATCACCCAATATCGATCAAGTAAATTTGGAGTCAAACAAGATTACCCATTTCGGCTTCGACCGTAGCCGGATTGAAACGCACCATCGCTTACCGAGGGAAATTCTTCTAGCTGATAATCCACTCAACTGTGACTGCATGTCCTACCCGCTAGTTACATATCTGAAAGCGATATCATACGCCAGTAAATCCGTCCTGCTAAAGGGTCTTGAATGCACTCAGCCGTCCAAACTGTTTGGACTCCAACCGCAAGACGTGCAACTAGAAGATTTGGTTTGCGAAATTGATACCTTCACGGAATTCTGTCCGGCCGAGTGTAAATGCTACAAACGGGCCGTAGATCAATGTGCCATTGTGAACTGTAACGCAGCGAACCTTACCCGTGTGCCCGTCATCCACAGCCCCTCTAACATCGGGTGCAATTTTATTGAGCTGCATCTTGCACAGAACAAACTGCATCATCTATCCAACGCGGGCGAGGGATGGAATTTCGTTCGATGGCTTAACGTATCAAACAACAGCCTTATTACACTGTCTGCAGAAAGTCTACCCGAAATGCTTGAGCTGCTCGATGTCTCTGGCAATCAATTAACCGAGATCGATGCCGCCTTCATAGTCAAATTAAATCAATCCACCCTGCATAACATCAGCCTTGCGTTGAATCCATGGGATTGTTATTGTGAAAATCAACTGCTTACCTTTGTAGTCGATAATGTAGCGCGCATAACCGATTATTATACCCTCCAGTGTATCGACGGTAGACCGATCAACCTGGCTACTTTGAAAGAGCTGTGTCGTACGATAACTTTGTCTCGTTTGTATATCAGCGTGGCAATTTCAATGGCGTCCGTTGGCTGTTTACTCTGCATATGGCTGTATGCAAAATTCAACTTGGCGATCAAAGTGTGGCTCTTCAAGCATAACTTGCTACAGTGGTTTGCCACAGAGGAACAAATTGATACGAATAAGAGGTACGACGCATTCATCTCGTACTCGCACAAGGATGAGGATTTCGTCTCGAAGGAACTGTTGCCGAGGCTTGAGAGCGAAGAGCTCAACTTCAAAATCTGCTGGCACGTGCGTGACTTTATACGGGGGAGATGA
- the LOC121599441 gene encoding protein toll-like isoform X6, translating to MILVWMYCVYLTVLLVPNTSGNDCTITNRSRICWIVECPGSNVHFSINFKNRKLNVTCSDKPNFELLRDQPNLRSLTFDQLIYQDCQLPVGYQSLLEFLSAFLDHTQLSYIVELILINNADLSANVTLDPPLFVGLHKLQTLVIDNFAVSFDKPLPLQQLPSDVNRFAGSILHQLQEKQHRQTIAEGDWEMNIMPNGLVSMVPNLQMLTLHRNNFKQVEHFAKLPSLTYFNISSNQLMSLHDEMFYELPNLTFIDLSSNKLSRLSANLLRMNKNLNNFLADNQNGSGLVLEDKLFADLRRLIKVSVSNCKITTLPECLFAGATGITFIDFSSNKLQSLPEHLFRGLSNLRWLYLQNNELMRMLPDTLLEDVINLRVLHLCYNKLTMLNRHLLKNLTHLEKLHLEHNQLHMIDVDAFTSQTESLITLNLSLNSITLNEDNRDVFYSNEAINITSGIIFNTLNKVQVLDLSYNAIVKILDPFKNFMEGLRTLDLSHNLISHIEYKDLLFPSPNIDQVNLESNKITHFGFDRSRIETHHRLPREILLADNPLNCDCMSYPLVTYLKAISYASKSVLLKGLECTQPSKLFGLQPQDVQLEDLVCEIDTFTEFCPAECKCYKRAVDQCAIVNCNAANLTRVPVIHSPSNIGCNFIELHLAQNKLHHLSNAGEGWNFVRWLNVSNNSLITLSAESLPEMLELLDVSGNQLTEIDAAFIVKLNQSTLHNISLALNPWDCYCENQLLTFVVDNVARITDYYTLQCIDGRPINLATLKELCRTITLSRLYISVAISMASVGCLLCIWLYAKFNLAIKVWLFKHNLLQWFATEEQIDTNKRYDAFISYSHKDEDFVSKELLPRLESEELNFKICWHVRDFIRGR from the exons ATGATCCTCGTTTGGATGTACTGTGTTTACCTGACGGTTTTACTGGTACCAAACACCAGCGGCAATGACTGTACCATAACAAATAGGTCTAGAATATGCTGGATAGTTGAATGCCCAGGTTCAAATGTTCATTTCTCGATCAACTTCAAAAATCGCAAACTTAATGTGACCTGTTCCGACAAACCAAACTTTGAGCTGCTTCGGGACCAACCCAATCTACGCAGCCTCACGTTCGACCAGCTGATCTATCAAGACTGCCAACTTCCGGTTGGTTATCAGTCGCTTCTGGAGTTCCTTTCAGCCTTTCTCGATCACACCCAACTGTCATATATTGTTGAGTTGATTTTAATAAACAATGCAGACCTATCAGCGAATGTAACGCTTGATCCGCCGCTATTTGTCGGACTCCACAAACTACAAACTCTTGTGATCGATAATTTTGCTGTATCGTTCGACAAACCACTGCCGCTCCAACAACTGCCAAGCGATGTCAATCGCTTTGCGGGTTCAATTTTACACCAGCTCCAGGAAAAACAGCACCGCCAGACCATTGCTGAAGGTGATTGGGAAATGAATATAATGCCAAACGGGTTGGTTTCCATGGTGCCCAATCTTCAAATGTTGACTCTCCACAGAAATAACTTTAAGCAAGTCGAACACTTTGCGAAGCTACCAAGCTTGACTTATTTTAACATCAGTTCGAATCAACTGATGTCACTACACGATGAGATGTTCTATGAACTGCCAAACCTCACATTTATTGACCTGTCGTCAAATAAACTATCCAGGCTATCAGCCAATTTGTTGCGGATGAACAAGAACCTGAACAACTTTCTCGCAGATAATCAGAATGGTTCCGGACTTGTACTAGAAGATAAACTGTTCGCCGATCTAAGGAGGCTTATAAAAGTGTCTGTATCCAACTGTAAAATAACAACGCTACCGGAATGTCTCTTCGCTGGAGCCACCGGGATAACATTTATCGActtcagcagcaacaagcTGCAAAGCCTTCCAGAACATTTGTTTCGTGGTTTGTCCAACTTGCGGTGGCTTTATTTACAGAACAACGAGCTAATGAGAATGCTACCAGACACCCTGCTGGAGGATGTAATCAATTTGCGTGTTCTTCACCTTTGCTATAACAAACTAACCATGCTGAACAG ACATCTACTGAAAAATCTAACGCATTTGGAAAAGTTACATCTCGAACATAACCAGCTACATATGATCGATGTGGATGCGTTCACGTCTCAGACAGAGTCTCTAATAACGCTCAATCTCAGTCTTAACAGCATTACGCTAAATGAAGATAACAGAGATGTATTCTACAGCAATGAGGCAATCAACATCACGTCCGGtattattttcaacactttGAACAAAGTTCAGGTCCTGGATCTTTCGTATAATGCAATCGTAAAAATATTAGATCcttttaaaaattttatgGAAGGTCTTCGAACGCTCGACCTGTCCCACAATTTGATTTCACACATAGAATATAAAGACTTGCTATTTCCATCACCCAATATCGATCAAGTAAATTTGGAGTCAAACAAGATTACCCATTTCGGCTTCGACCGTAGCCGGATTGAAACGCACCATCGCTTACCGAGGGAAATTCTTCTAGCTGATAATCCACTCAACTGTGACTGCATGTCCTACCCGCTAGTTACATATCTGAAAGCGATATCATACGCCAGTAAATCCGTCCTGCTAAAGGGTCTTGAATGCACTCAGCCGTCCAAACTGTTTGGACTCCAACCGCAAGACGTGCAACTAGAAGATTTGGTTTGCGAAATTGATACCTTCACGGAATTCTGTCCGGCCGAGTGTAAATGCTACAAACGGGCCGTAGATCAATGTGCCATTGTGAACTGTAACGCAGCGAACCTTACCCGTGTGCCCGTCATCCACAGCCCCTCTAACATCGGGTGCAATTTTATTGAGCTGCATCTTGCACAGAACAAACTGCATCATCTATCCAACGCGGGCGAGGGATGGAATTTCGTTCGATGGCTTAACGTATCAAACAACAGCCTTATTACACTGTCTGCAGAAAGTCTACCCGAAATGCTTGAGCTGCTCGATGTCTCTGGCAATCAATTAACCGAGATCGATGCCGCCTTCATAGTCAAATTAAATCAATCCACCCTGCATAACATCAGCCTTGCGTTGAATCCATGGGATTGTTATTGTGAAAATCAACTGCTTACCTTTGTAGTCGATAATGTAGCGCGCATAACCGATTATTATACCCTCCAGTGTATCGACGGTAGACCGATCAACCTGGCTACTTTGAAAGAGCTGTGTCGTACGATAACTTTGTCTCGTTTGTATATCAGCGTGGCAATTTCAATGGCGTCCGTTGGCTGTTTACTCTGCATATGGCTGTATGCAAAATTCAACTTGGCGATCAAAGTGTGGCTCTTCAAGCATAACTTGCTACAGTGGTTTGCCACAGAGGAACAAATTGATACGAATAAGAGGTACGACGCATTCATCTCGTACTCGCACAAGGATGAGGATTTCGTCTCGAAGGAACTGTTGCCGAGGCTTGAGAGCGAAGAGCTCAACTTCAAAATCTGCTGGCACGTGCGTGACTTTATACGGGGGAGATGA